One region of Jatrophihabitans cynanchi genomic DNA includes:
- a CDS encoding polysaccharide deacetylase family protein, producing MNRAVRAGTLAAVGAGWAAHAVPSVASIAPLRRAATPRLYGVPARDHVALTFDDGPAPESTPLFLDALRSADVRATFFVLGSCLREHPDLGRRILAEGHELGVHGWVHRPHLLRSPRAVLSDMNRTVRLIEQVTGVRPRYWRPPHGITTGSGLWAARRLGLTPVLWTADGRDWHASATAATVRERLGSHLDGGAVVLLHDADTTSAPQSWRSALAALPWLVDTCRGRGLRVGPLGEHLQVQREHPQSGRDR from the coding sequence ATGAACCGGGCGGTGCGGGCCGGCACGCTGGCCGCTGTCGGCGCCGGGTGGGCGGCGCACGCGGTGCCGAGCGTCGCCTCGATCGCGCCGCTGCGCCGGGCCGCGACGCCGCGGCTCTACGGGGTGCCGGCCCGCGACCACGTGGCGCTGACGTTCGACGACGGGCCGGCACCGGAGTCGACCCCGCTGTTCCTGGACGCCCTGCGCTCGGCGGATGTGCGCGCCACCTTCTTCGTGCTCGGCTCGTGCCTGCGCGAGCATCCGGACCTGGGCCGGCGGATCCTCGCCGAGGGTCATGAGCTCGGCGTGCACGGCTGGGTGCACCGCCCGCACCTGCTGCGCTCGCCGCGCGCCGTCCTGTCGGACATGAACCGGACGGTGCGGTTGATCGAGCAGGTCACCGGCGTCCGGCCGCGCTACTGGCGCCCGCCGCACGGCATCACCACCGGGTCGGGGCTCTGGGCGGCGCGCCGGCTCGGGCTGACCCCCGTGCTGTGGACCGCCGACGGACGGGACTGGCACGCGTCTGCGACTGCGGCCACGGTGCGCGAGCGGCTCGGCTCGCATCTGGACGGCGGCGCGGTGGTCCTGCTGCACGACGCCGACACCACCTCGGCCCCGCAGTCCTGGCGCAGCGCGCTCGCGGCGCTGCCCTGGCTGGTGGACACCTGTCGCGGCCGCGGCCTGCGGGTCGGCCCACTGGGCGAGCACCTGCAGGTGCAGCGCGAGCACCCGCAGTCGGGGCGCGACCGCTGA
- a CDS encoding NADPH-dependent FMN reductase encodes MGGGPLVVGIGGSAGPESVTGRLLHDCLALAAAAGARTVAFDGDTLAELPIFSPHDLQRNAIADELVDAVRGADAVLIATPGYHGAMSGLVKNALDFLDLLRDDDHPYLDGRAVGIIVSAAGWQSCGTALVSARSAVHALRGWPTPYALTMNSAEQQPDEPKVIAGLQLLTDQLLEFTSWRAAAG; translated from the coding sequence ATGGGCGGCGGGCCGCTGGTCGTCGGCATCGGCGGGTCGGCCGGTCCGGAGTCGGTCACCGGGCGGTTGCTGCACGACTGTCTCGCGCTGGCCGCCGCCGCGGGCGCGCGCACCGTCGCGTTCGACGGCGACACCCTGGCGGAACTGCCGATCTTCAGCCCGCACGACCTGCAGCGCAACGCGATCGCCGACGAGTTGGTCGACGCGGTGCGCGGCGCCGACGCGGTGCTGATCGCGACCCCGGGCTATCACGGGGCGATGTCCGGGCTGGTCAAGAACGCCCTGGACTTCCTGGACCTGCTCCGCGACGACGACCACCCGTACCTCGACGGTCGCGCGGTCGGCATCATCGTGTCCGCCGCCGGCTGGCAGTCCTGCGGCACCGCCCTGGTATCGGCACGGTCGGCAGTGCACGCCCTGCGCGGCTGGCCCACCCCGTACGCGCTGACGATGAACTCGGCCGAGCAGCAGCCCGACGAGCCGAAGGTGATCGCCGGCCTGCAGCTCCTGACCGATCAGTTGCTGGAGTTCACCTCGTGGCGGGCGGCGGCCGGCTAG
- a CDS encoding ECF transporter S component encodes MNALRLRPRALAAIVTVTLVGVGAFSWPLLIGFTSADSGHARDAPWIFLLMLPLLLLVVAAEIADGGMDAKAVALLGVLAGICAVLRPVTGGVSGVQLMFFLLVPAGRVLGPGFGFVLGNVAMFASAALTGGGGPWLPFQMLAAGWIGMFAGVLPPARGRAELVLLAGYGALASIAYGFVLNLWFWPFGSANVGTAGAVAFLPDAPLAENLRRWLSFSVTTSLGFDVPRAVVTALALLLVGRPVLLALRRAARRAAFDAPVEFAP; translated from the coding sequence GTGAACGCGCTGCGCCTGCGCCCGCGCGCCCTCGCCGCCATCGTCACGGTGACCCTGGTCGGGGTGGGGGCGTTCAGCTGGCCGCTGCTGATCGGGTTCACCTCGGCCGACAGCGGGCACGCCCGCGACGCGCCGTGGATCTTCCTGCTGATGCTGCCGCTGCTGCTGCTCGTGGTCGCCGCCGAGATCGCCGACGGCGGCATGGACGCCAAGGCGGTGGCGCTGCTCGGGGTGCTGGCCGGGATCTGCGCGGTGCTGCGGCCGGTGACCGGCGGGGTCAGCGGCGTGCAGTTGATGTTCTTCCTGCTGGTGCCCGCCGGACGGGTGCTGGGACCGGGCTTCGGCTTCGTGCTGGGCAACGTCGCGATGTTCGCCTCGGCGGCACTGACCGGCGGCGGCGGGCCGTGGCTGCCGTTCCAGATGCTCGCGGCCGGCTGGATCGGGATGTTCGCCGGCGTGCTACCGCCGGCGCGTGGGCGCGCCGAGCTCGTGCTGCTCGCCGGCTACGGGGCGCTCGCCAGCATCGCGTACGGGTTCGTGCTCAACCTCTGGTTCTGGCCGTTCGGCAGCGCGAACGTCGGCACCGCCGGTGCCGTCGCCTTCCTGCCCGACGCCCCGCTCGCGGAGAACCTGCGCCGCTGGCTGTCGTTCAGCGTGACCACCAGCCTGGGCTTCGACGTCCCGCGCGCCGTCGTCACCGCGCTCGCGCTGCTTCTCGTCGGGCGTCCGGTGCTGCTGGCCCTGCGGCGTGCGGCCCGGCGGGCGGCATTCGACGCCCCGGTCGAGTTCGCTCCGTAG
- a CDS encoding DMT family transporter gives MAVAAAASNALSSVMQREANRKRSEETFGLRLLGSLVRQPAWLVGAAAMLASFLLQAGALSRGELSSVEPVLVLELPMTLILASAVLHHHLLLRDWAGIVTMTAGLVLFVALLSPSGGDAAHVSALVSLLATVGTAAGIAALTAFAAAGPARSRAALFGVAAGSGFGLTASLIKVAMARLSAGGVVGLFTAWQTYGFAVTGVASVVLIQAALHAGTLVAAQPGITLFDPLVSLLWGTVVLGETVSTSVSALALAALGAAMIAGSVMVLARSSQRAAELADR, from the coding sequence ATGGCCGTCGCTGCGGCGGCGTCCAACGCGCTGTCGAGCGTCATGCAGCGTGAGGCGAACCGCAAGCGCAGCGAGGAGACGTTCGGGCTGCGCCTGCTCGGCTCGCTGGTGCGGCAACCGGCCTGGCTGGTCGGCGCGGCCGCGATGCTCGCCTCGTTCCTGCTGCAGGCGGGCGCTCTGAGCCGCGGCGAACTGTCCTCGGTCGAACCGGTCCTCGTTCTCGAGCTGCCGATGACGCTGATCCTGGCCTCGGCCGTGCTGCACCACCACCTGCTGCTGCGTGACTGGGCGGGGATCGTGACCATGACCGCCGGCCTCGTCCTGTTCGTCGCCCTGCTGTCACCGTCCGGCGGGGACGCCGCGCACGTGTCGGCACTGGTGTCGCTTCTTGCCACCGTCGGCACCGCGGCCGGGATCGCCGCGCTGACCGCGTTCGCCGCGGCCGGTCCGGCTCGCAGCCGCGCCGCGTTGTTCGGCGTCGCCGCCGGCAGCGGGTTCGGCCTGACCGCCTCGCTGATCAAGGTGGCGATGGCCCGGCTCAGCGCGGGCGGGGTCGTCGGGCTGTTCACGGCCTGGCAGACCTACGGGTTCGCGGTGACCGGTGTCGCCTCGGTGGTGCTGATCCAGGCTGCGCTGCACGCCGGGACGCTGGTGGCGGCCCAACCCGGCATCACCTTGTTCGACCCGCTGGTCTCGCTGCTGTGGGGCACGGTGGTGCTCGGGGAGACGGTGAGCACCTCGGTGTCGGCACTTGCGCTGGCCGCCCTCGGCGCCGCGATGATCGCCGGCTCGGTCATGGTTCTCGCCCGCTCCTCGCAGCGGGCCGCGGAGCTGGCCGACAGATGA
- a CDS encoding DMT family transporter, with protein MIFAAGLVAAVSLGLGWVLQQRAAARAPLSELVSWRLLVHLARVRDWRFGIAAMVCGQVLGAVALGMGAVALVEPLLSTNLLFAFVIAAAFARKRATRREVGGALLLSAALGVFIAVGDPHRVEHPSPPPIALAGLVLVVVVGSALVLVVIGRSARNLVAEAILLATAAGLMYGLQDAATQQALDTANRHGVAALGTSIWTYVVIASAMIGILLSQSAFASSRLDHSLAPTAVAEPITGVTLGVAVFGNTLSVSPGALAVEAVCVIAMIAGTVEIVRSPTLKRHHASSRPSSAEPDDGCPPEDGCPPDSSTTGNS; from the coding sequence ATGATCTTCGCAGCCGGCTTGGTAGCCGCGGTCAGCCTCGGGCTCGGCTGGGTGCTCCAGCAGCGCGCGGCCGCGCGCGCCCCGCTGAGCGAACTGGTGTCCTGGCGGCTGCTGGTGCACCTGGCCCGGGTGCGTGACTGGCGCTTCGGCATCGCCGCGATGGTGTGCGGGCAGGTCCTCGGTGCGGTGGCGCTCGGGATGGGTGCGGTCGCGCTGGTCGAACCGCTGCTGTCGACGAATCTGCTGTTCGCGTTCGTGATCGCGGCCGCGTTCGCGCGCAAGCGGGCTACCCGGCGCGAGGTCGGCGGTGCGCTGCTGCTGTCGGCCGCCCTCGGCGTGTTCATCGCGGTGGGTGACCCGCACCGGGTCGAGCACCCGAGCCCGCCGCCGATCGCGCTCGCCGGGTTGGTGCTGGTGGTGGTCGTCGGCTCGGCCCTGGTACTCGTCGTGATCGGCCGCAGCGCGCGCAACCTGGTGGCCGAGGCGATCCTGCTGGCGACCGCCGCCGGGCTGATGTACGGGCTGCAGGACGCGGCGACGCAGCAGGCGCTGGACACCGCGAACCGGCACGGCGTCGCGGCGCTCGGCACCTCTATCTGGACGTACGTCGTGATCGCGTCCGCGATGATCGGCATCCTGCTGTCACAGAGCGCGTTCGCGTCCTCGCGCCTCGACCACTCGCTGGCGCCGACTGCGGTCGCCGAGCCGATCACCGGCGTCACGCTCGGCGTCGCGGTGTTCGGCAACACCCTGTCGGTAAGCCCGGGCGCGCTCGCCGTGGAAGCGGTCTGCGTGATCGCGATGATCGCCGGCACCGTCGAGATCGTCCGGTCACCGACGCTCAAACGCCATCACGCGTCCTCGCGGCCCTCCTCGGCCGAACCGGACGACGGCTGCCCGCCGGAGGACGGCTGCCCGCCGGACTCGTCGACGACCGGGAACTCCTGA
- a CDS encoding AI-2E family transporter → MPADELEPADEPRRRRNSAEAVTWEVRVAASWTWRLLLLGFGVYVLARIFDRIELVALSFVLALFFTAILHPLERRLNGLVRKPRSLSAAIALLIGIAVLGGIGWFVVWQITTHADQLGSQITDFVDKTRTWLQTGPLHLKSADLDKLADNISTAVKDHQGQLISGAIETVRTVVEALGALLLILLSTFFLLRDGEMVWDWVVRLFPRTAQQKLDHAGRVGWGSLGGYMRGQLLIALFHGITISIVLVVLNVPLAAALGVLIFLGSFIPLVGLTVSGALCVAVTLLEHGVTGAIVVAVAIILLVQIEGHVLQPFIMSRSVEVHPLAIALAVLTGTLLAGIVGALLAVPFVAFLNSTVHALRGTPASLPDGQEFPVVDESGGQPSSGGQPSSGSAEEGREDA, encoded by the coding sequence ATGCCCGCTGACGAGCTGGAGCCCGCCGACGAGCCGCGCCGGCGCCGCAACTCGGCCGAGGCGGTCACCTGGGAGGTCCGCGTCGCGGCGTCCTGGACGTGGCGGCTGCTCCTCCTCGGCTTCGGCGTGTACGTGCTGGCACGCATCTTCGACCGCATCGAGCTCGTCGCGTTGTCGTTCGTCCTGGCGCTGTTCTTCACCGCGATCCTGCACCCGCTCGAGCGGCGGCTGAACGGCCTGGTGCGCAAGCCGCGCTCGCTGTCGGCGGCGATCGCGCTGCTGATCGGCATCGCCGTGCTCGGCGGCATCGGCTGGTTCGTGGTCTGGCAGATCACCACGCACGCCGACCAGCTCGGCTCGCAGATCACCGACTTCGTCGACAAGACCCGCACCTGGCTGCAGACCGGGCCGCTGCACCTGAAGTCCGCCGACCTGGACAAGCTGGCCGACAACATCAGCACCGCGGTGAAGGACCATCAGGGCCAGCTGATCAGCGGCGCGATCGAGACCGTCCGCACGGTCGTCGAGGCGCTCGGCGCGCTGCTGCTGATCCTGCTCTCGACCTTCTTCCTGCTCCGCGACGGCGAGATGGTGTGGGACTGGGTGGTTCGGCTGTTCCCGCGCACCGCCCAGCAGAAGCTCGATCACGCAGGACGGGTCGGCTGGGGCAGCCTGGGCGGCTACATGCGCGGCCAACTGCTCATCGCGCTGTTCCACGGCATCACGATCAGCATCGTGCTGGTCGTGCTGAACGTCCCGCTCGCGGCGGCGCTCGGCGTGCTGATCTTCCTCGGCTCGTTCATCCCGCTGGTCGGCCTCACCGTCTCGGGCGCGCTGTGCGTCGCCGTCACCTTGCTCGAGCACGGTGTGACCGGGGCGATCGTGGTCGCGGTGGCGATCATCCTGCTCGTGCAGATCGAGGGTCACGTGCTGCAGCCGTTCATCATGAGCCGAAGTGTCGAGGTGCACCCACTGGCGATCGCGCTGGCCGTGCTGACCGGCACGCTGCTGGCCGGCATCGTCGGCGCGCTGCTCGCCGTGCCGTTCGTCGCGTTCCTGAACTCGACGGTGCACGCGCTGCGCGGCACGCCCGCGAGCCTGCCGGACGGTCAGGAGTTCCCGGTCGTCGACGAGTCCGGCGGGCAGCCGTCCTCCGGCGGGCAGCCGTCGTCCGGTTCGGCCGAGGAGGGCCGCGAGGACGCGTGA
- a CDS encoding cupin domain-containing protein — protein sequence MNKISLTAMARQHLASATENASGRSAHTVYGGHEHVLRQTLVALRSGVSLDEHESPGEATLQVLHGRVRLTAGQDEWDGAVGDHLAIPDSRHALLALEDSAVLLTVAVRRDNR from the coding sequence ATGAACAAGATCTCGCTCACCGCGATGGCCCGCCAGCACCTGGCCAGCGCGACGGAGAACGCGAGCGGACGCAGCGCGCACACCGTTTACGGCGGCCACGAACACGTGCTGCGGCAGACGCTGGTCGCGCTCCGGTCCGGCGTCAGCCTGGACGAGCACGAGAGCCCCGGCGAGGCGACGCTGCAGGTTCTGCACGGCCGGGTCCGGCTGACCGCCGGGCAGGACGAGTGGGACGGCGCCGTGGGCGATCACCTCGCGATCCCGGACAGCCGGCACGCGTTGCTGGCGCTCGAGGACTCCGCCGTGCTGCTCACCGTCGCCGTGCGCCGCGACAACCGCTGA
- a CDS encoding MGDG synthase family glycosyltransferase — protein MPSTPRGRALVVTASMGAGHTAVADELARRLRAAGSEAVVVDLLELAGSAGTRLRRTYRLLLDHAPWLYDASMRFWMHAPHAMERLTAAGAAPFERALADAVAEHRPDVVVSCYNLAAQCLGRLRASGRIGTALVTLVTDPGAHPYWISPDVDLHLAYTRDTAARLAALGAREVAWVAPVLRPEFTPPPDRAQARAALGLAADARIAVVNAGSWAVGRFRQTLDALADAPGWQVLALCGRDEGALRYARAHPAVLAVPWTPQLAQYLAAADLLVDNAGGQTCWEALACGVPVVCCHPLPGHGRVNAAELRSLGLIRCVDRVAELPSALASAPAVAHPGVDPFRGADAATLIQRAARAAPALDGAAR, from the coding sequence GTGCCGAGCACACCACGCGGTCGTGCCCTGGTCGTGACGGCCAGCATGGGAGCGGGCCACACCGCGGTGGCCGACGAACTCGCCCGCCGGTTGCGCGCGGCAGGTTCCGAGGCGGTCGTGGTCGACCTGCTCGAGCTGGCCGGTTCCGCGGGCACCCGGTTGCGCCGCACCTACCGGCTGCTGCTCGATCACGCGCCCTGGCTCTACGACGCGTCGATGCGGTTCTGGATGCACGCCCCGCACGCGATGGAACGGCTCACCGCGGCGGGGGCGGCGCCGTTCGAGCGGGCGCTCGCCGACGCGGTCGCCGAGCACCGCCCGGACGTGGTGGTGAGCTGTTACAACCTGGCGGCGCAGTGCCTCGGCCGGTTACGCGCGAGCGGACGCATCGGCACAGCGCTGGTGACGCTGGTGACCGATCCGGGAGCACATCCGTACTGGATCAGTCCGGACGTCGACCTGCATCTCGCCTACACCCGCGACACGGCCGCGCGGTTGGCGGCGCTGGGGGCCCGCGAGGTCGCCTGGGTCGCCCCGGTGCTGCGTCCGGAGTTCACACCGCCGCCGGATCGCGCGCAGGCCCGCGCGGCCCTGGGTCTGGCGGCTGACGCACGCATCGCCGTGGTCAACGCCGGCAGCTGGGCGGTCGGCCGGTTCCGGCAGACGCTCGACGCGCTCGCCGACGCGCCGGGGTGGCAGGTCCTCGCACTGTGCGGCCGCGACGAGGGCGCGCTGCGCTACGCGCGTGCGCATCCGGCCGTGCTGGCCGTGCCCTGGACCCCTCAGCTCGCGCAGTACCTGGCGGCGGCCGACCTGCTCGTCGACAACGCGGGCGGGCAGACCTGTTGGGAGGCGCTCGCCTGCGGCGTCCCGGTCGTGTGCTGTCACCCGCTGCCCGGCCACGGCCGGGTGAACGCCGCCGAACTGCGCTCGCTCGGGCTGATCCGCTGCGTGGACCGGGTCGCCGAGCTGCCGTCGGCGTTGGCGTCCGCTCCGGCCGTCGCGCACCCCGGCGTGGACCCGTTCCGGGGGGCGGACGCCGCGACGCTCATCCAGCGGGCCGCCCGGGCGGCCCCGGCGCTCGACGGGGCCGCGCGATGA
- a CDS encoding ABC transporter ATP-binding protein: MIEFERVSVSYDGAEAPVLREVDLLLPEGELCLVVGSTGSGKSTLLGCVNGLVPHFTGGRLSGRVTVAGRDTRTHPPRELADVVGVVGQNPSASFVADTVEDELAYTMESLGLAPDVMRRRVEDTLDLLGLVELRDRPVSTLSGGQAQRVAIGAVLTAHPRVLVLDEPTSALDPSAAEDVLAAVQRLVHDLGLTVLMAEHRLERVVQYADTVLWLPGGGAPVEFGAPPALMARTPIAPPVVELGRALGWDPLPLTVRDARRPAVALRERLPATPRPTARPVAGEVLAHAHRLSVRYGTVGALREVDVQVRAGEVLALMGRNGAGKSSLLAAFTGSVRPAGGEARVGGLDPRGLRGRALTDRVGLVPQQPADLLYGETVAAECAQADRDAAAPAGTCARLLLRIAGELDGDRHPRDLSEGQRLALALAVVLASAPPLVLLDEPTRGLDYPAKTRLVAVLRELAADWHAVVLATHDVELAAEVSSRTIVLADGEVVADGPSREVVLQTPMFAPQVAKILAPLPYLTVPDVVETLAAAHVESEAG; this comes from the coding sequence GTGATCGAGTTCGAGCGGGTGAGCGTCAGCTACGACGGTGCCGAGGCGCCCGTGCTGCGCGAGGTCGACCTGCTGCTGCCCGAGGGCGAGCTGTGCCTGGTCGTAGGCAGCACCGGCAGCGGCAAGTCCACCCTGCTCGGTTGCGTCAACGGCCTCGTCCCGCACTTCACCGGCGGGCGGCTGTCCGGGCGGGTCACGGTTGCCGGACGCGACACCCGCACCCATCCGCCACGCGAGCTCGCCGACGTCGTCGGGGTCGTCGGGCAGAACCCGTCCGCCTCGTTCGTCGCCGACACCGTCGAGGACGAGCTGGCCTACACGATGGAGTCGCTCGGCCTCGCGCCGGACGTCATGCGGCGGCGCGTCGAGGACACCCTGGACCTGCTCGGGTTGGTGGAGCTGCGTGACCGTCCGGTCTCGACGCTGTCCGGCGGGCAGGCACAGCGCGTGGCGATCGGCGCCGTGCTCACGGCTCACCCGCGGGTGCTCGTGCTGGACGAGCCGACCTCCGCACTGGACCCGTCGGCAGCCGAAGACGTGCTGGCTGCGGTGCAGCGGCTGGTGCACGACCTGGGCCTGACCGTGCTGATGGCCGAGCACCGGCTCGAACGCGTCGTGCAGTACGCGGACACCGTGCTGTGGCTGCCCGGCGGCGGCGCACCGGTCGAGTTCGGCGCGCCGCCGGCGCTGATGGCGCGCACCCCGATCGCGCCGCCGGTGGTCGAGCTCGGGCGCGCGCTGGGCTGGGACCCGCTGCCGCTCACCGTGCGCGATGCCCGCCGCCCGGCCGTCGCCCTGCGCGAGCGGCTTCCCGCGACACCGCGGCCGACCGCGCGGCCGGTCGCCGGCGAGGTGCTCGCGCACGCGCACCGCCTGTCCGTGCGCTACGGCACGGTGGGCGCGCTGCGCGAGGTGGACGTGCAGGTGCGCGCCGGTGAGGTGCTGGCGCTGATGGGACGCAACGGGGCCGGCAAGTCGAGCCTGCTGGCCGCGTTCACCGGCTCGGTGCGCCCCGCCGGCGGGGAGGCGCGCGTCGGCGGGCTGGATCCGCGTGGGCTGCGCGGGCGGGCGCTGACCGACCGCGTCGGGCTGGTTCCGCAGCAGCCCGCCGACCTGCTCTACGGCGAGACGGTGGCCGCCGAGTGCGCGCAGGCGGACCGGGACGCCGCCGCCCCGGCCGGCACCTGCGCCCGGCTGCTGCTGCGCATCGCCGGCGAACTGGACGGCGACCGGCACCCGCGCGACCTGTCCGAGGGGCAGCGGCTGGCGCTCGCGCTCGCCGTGGTGCTCGCATCGGCGCCGCCACTCGTCCTGCTCGACGAGCCGACCCGCGGACTGGACTACCCGGCGAAGACGCGACTGGTCGCGGTGCTGCGGGAGCTCGCCGCCGACTGGCACGCCGTCGTGCTGGCAACGCACGACGTCGAACTGGCCGCCGAGGTGAGCAGCCGCACGATCGTGCTCGCCGACGGCGAGGTGGTCGCCGACGGGCCGAGCCGAGAGGTGGTGCTGCAGACGCCGATGTTCGCGCCACAGGTGGCCAAGATCCTCGCGCCGCTGCCGTACCTGACCGTGCCGGACGTCGTCGAGACGCTCGCCGCGGCGCACGTCGAGAGCGAGGCCGGGTGA
- a CDS encoding CoA-binding protein: MTAMDEVVDTVLRRYDTITVVGASNAAEKAAHYVPAHMQEHGWRIIPINPHADEILGERVFRSLAEVPEQVGLVDVFRPSEHAPDVARQAVAAGASALWLQLHIASDEARRIAEDAGLLYVEDRCLIIEQRRLGLQAPRRGA, translated from the coding sequence ATGACTGCGATGGACGAGGTCGTCGACACCGTGTTGCGCCGCTACGACACGATCACCGTCGTCGGCGCCAGCAACGCCGCCGAGAAGGCGGCGCACTACGTGCCCGCGCACATGCAGGAGCACGGCTGGCGGATCATCCCGATCAACCCGCACGCCGACGAGATCCTCGGCGAGCGCGTGTTCCGCTCGCTGGCCGAGGTGCCCGAACAGGTGGGTCTGGTCGACGTGTTCCGCCCGTCCGAACACGCACCGGACGTGGCGCGCCAGGCGGTCGCCGCGGGTGCGAGCGCGCTGTGGCTGCAGCTGCACATCGCCTCGGACGAGGCGCGGCGCATCGCCGAGGACGCCGGCCTGCTGTACGTCGAGGACCGCTGCCTGATCATCGAGCAGCGCCGGCTCGGGCTCCAGGCGCCGCGGCGCGGGGCCTAG
- a CDS encoding YbaK/EbsC family protein, giving the protein MQGPGTLDWTPQWHALVATPVATALHAGVADVLAAPIDPDLADTAAFCAQYGVLMQDSANCVVIAGRRGDSTSYAACVVLATTRADVNTVVRKRLDARKASFAPMDDAVELSGMEFGGITPIGLPAGWPVLVDAAVLEREVVVIGSGLRRSKLALAASSLAALPGAEVIDGLAR; this is encoded by the coding sequence GTGCAGGGACCCGGAACGCTCGACTGGACACCGCAGTGGCACGCACTGGTCGCCACGCCGGTCGCAACCGCGCTGCACGCCGGCGTGGCCGACGTGCTCGCCGCGCCGATCGATCCGGACCTCGCCGACACGGCGGCGTTCTGCGCCCAGTACGGCGTGCTGATGCAGGACTCGGCGAACTGCGTGGTGATCGCGGGCCGTCGCGGCGACAGCACGTCCTACGCGGCGTGCGTCGTGCTCGCGACCACCCGGGCCGACGTCAACACGGTGGTCCGCAAGCGGTTGGACGCCCGCAAGGCATCCTTCGCGCCGATGGACGACGCGGTCGAGCTGTCCGGCATGGAGTTCGGCGGGATCACCCCGATCGGGCTGCCGGCAGGGTGGCCGGTGCTCGTCGACGCGGCCGTCCTCGAGCGTGAGGTCGTGGTCATCGGCAGTGGTCTGCGCCGCTCCAAGCTCGCGCTCGCCGCGAGCTCGCTCGCCGCCCTGCCCGGGGCCGAAGTGATCGACGGGCTCGCCCGCTGA
- a CDS encoding nicotinate-nucleotide--dimethylbenzimidazole phosphoribosyltransferase, which translates to MASSPVDLATFGADVDWPDHVAATRTRELAGPELGRLADLAEWLGGAQGAGPPRPVGRVRVVAFGAPASDAVTDLAADLDADVRVVDTGAAGDSAADSAETAGDLAAAGAAGASVADDEAERGTDLVVAAVTGSAIAAAVAVSVLTDLEPVRVLARGAHAVDASAWMRRAAEVRDTRLRVRGQRHEPGALLAELGDPVLAAAAAFVLRAAARRTPVLLDGPGAVAAALVGFEQYPRAVRWWVAADRIDDPVHTQAVATMGLRCVLDLGLTLGDGTAGLLALPVLRAACRLVREVDDAR; encoded by the coding sequence ATGGCCAGCTCCCCCGTCGACCTCGCGACGTTCGGTGCCGACGTCGACTGGCCGGATCACGTCGCCGCCACCCGCACCCGCGAGCTGGCCGGCCCCGAACTCGGCCGCCTGGCAGACCTGGCCGAGTGGCTCGGCGGCGCGCAGGGCGCCGGCCCGCCGCGCCCGGTCGGCCGGGTGCGCGTCGTCGCCTTCGGCGCGCCCGCCTCGGACGCGGTGACCGACCTCGCCGCCGACCTGGACGCCGACGTGCGCGTCGTCGACACCGGCGCCGCCGGCGACAGCGCCGCCGACAGCGCCGAGACTGCCGGGGACCTCGCCGCGGCCGGCGCGGCCGGCGCTTCGGTTGCCGACGACGAGGCCGAGCGCGGCACCGATCTGGTCGTCGCGGCGGTCACCGGCAGTGCGATCGCGGCCGCGGTCGCCGTGTCCGTGCTCACCGATCTCGAGCCGGTCCGGGTGCTGGCCCGGGGGGCGCACGCCGTCGACGCGTCCGCCTGGATGCGGCGTGCCGCCGAGGTGCGCGACACCCGGCTGCGGGTGCGCGGCCAGCGGCACGAGCCCGGCGCGCTGCTCGCCGAACTCGGCGACCCGGTGCTGGCCGCGGCCGCCGCGTTCGTGCTGCGGGCGGCCGCGCGGCGCACACCGGTCCTGCTCGACGGCCCGGGTGCGGTGGCAGCCGCGCTGGTCGGCTTCGAGCAGTACCCGCGTGCCGTGCGCTGGTGGGTGGCGGCGGACCGGATCGACGACCCGGTCCACACCCAGGCGGTCGCCACGATGGGCCTGCGGTGCGTGCTCGACCTGGGCCTGACGCTCGGCGACGGCACCGCCGGCCTGCTCGCGCTGCCGGTGCTGCGCGCGGCCTGCCGCCTCGTCCGGGAGGTCGACGATGCCCGCTGA
- a CDS encoding cupin domain-containing protein, with protein sequence MNADPEVHEQLPCLLGNAFEAAAGADDAAAGGGAAAGGGAAWRLRPEPRQLDSNVIRLRPGGQIDSHVGPDLDVLVLVLAGDGRVVGEAADVPLTEGALVWLPRRSRRAIEAGAQGLSYLTVHRKRPGLSIAGTS encoded by the coding sequence ATGAACGCCGACCCCGAGGTCCATGAGCAGTTGCCGTGCCTGTTGGGAAACGCGTTCGAGGCGGCCGCCGGGGCCGACGACGCGGCGGCGGGCGGCGGCGCGGCGGCGGGCGGCGGCGCGGCGTGGCGGCTGCGTCCCGAGCCGCGCCAGCTGGACTCGAACGTGATCCGGCTGCGTCCCGGCGGGCAGATCGACTCGCACGTCGGCCCGGACCTGGACGTGCTGGTTCTCGTGCTCGCCGGCGACGGCCGGGTGGTCGGCGAGGCGGCCGACGTGCCGCTGACCGAAGGCGCCTTGGTGTGGTTGCCGCGGCGCTCGCGCCGCGCCATCGAGGCCGGCGCGCAGGGGCTGAGCTACCTGACGGTGCATCGCAAGCGCCCCGGGTTGAGCATCGCGGGCACCAGCTGA